A window of Sphingobacterium sp. lm-10 contains these coding sequences:
- the tsaE gene encoding tRNA (adenosine(37)-N6)-threonylcarbamoyltransferase complex ATPase subunit type 1 TsaE, giving the protein MEYRVDTLADLSAVANTIVQSFSDARVILFYGDMGAGKTTFIKEICVQLGVLENTSSPTFSIVNEYETPSGPIYHFDFYRLRDEQEAFDMGYEEYLYSGHYCLIEWPEKIANLLPSDTKSIHLRVTGPESRIIEFI; this is encoded by the coding sequence ATGGAATACCGCGTAGACACATTGGCGGACCTCAGCGCGGTCGCCAACACCATTGTACAATCCTTTTCTGACGCTCGTGTGATCTTATTTTACGGAGACATGGGCGCCGGGAAAACGACATTTATTAAAGAAATTTGTGTACAGCTAGGTGTACTAGAAAATACATCTAGTCCCACATTTTCTATTGTAAACGAGTACGAAACACCTAGTGGACCTATATATCATTTCGACTTCTACCGCCTGCGAGATGAACAGGAAGCCTTTGACATGGGCTATGAAGAATATTTATATTCCGGCCACTACTGCCTGATCGAATGGCCAGAGAAGATTGCCAATTTATTACCTTCCGATACAAAGTCGATCCACCTCCGGGTTACTGGCCCGGAAAGTCGCATTATCGAATTTATTTAA
- a CDS encoding sigma-70 family RNA polymerase sigma factor, producing the protein MKLTNIDMVWEGCKKQDRKAQAALYHHFSSKMFSVCLRYAKDHLEAEDILQNGFVKVYTKHHLYDGTGSLEGWIRRIMVNTAIEVYRKRKIVYMDLQEEGNGASHIVSTFQADQTGYKDLLQLINQLPVNYKTIFNLYAIEGFSHKEIADNLSITETNSKSQLSRARSWLKERLTKMDNIS; encoded by the coding sequence TTGAAACTGACGAATATTGACATGGTATGGGAGGGCTGCAAAAAGCAGGATCGCAAAGCACAAGCAGCTTTATACCATCACTTTTCGTCGAAGATGTTTTCGGTTTGTTTGCGGTATGCAAAAGATCACTTAGAAGCAGAAGATATACTACAAAATGGCTTTGTAAAGGTGTATACCAAACATCATTTATATGATGGAACTGGATCGCTCGAAGGCTGGATTAGACGCATCATGGTGAATACGGCTATTGAGGTATACAGAAAACGGAAAATCGTGTACATGGATTTGCAGGAAGAGGGCAATGGTGCATCGCATATCGTCAGCACGTTTCAGGCAGATCAGACAGGATACAAAGATTTGTTGCAGCTGATTAATCAACTGCCCGTAAATTATAAGACAATCTTCAATCTTTACGCGATAGAAGGGTTCAGCCATAAGGAGATTGCCGATAATCTGTCGATTACGGAGACGAACTCTAAGTCGCAACTCTCGAGAGCAAGAAGTTGGCTAAAAGAACGGTTGACAAAAATGGATAACATCAGTTAA
- a CDS encoding anti-sigma factor, which translates to MKENDIDKLFRDAAEDHMAKPSPQLWDRIAQQLDEEKESEEGIVPLIPLTKKRSYQWVKYAAACALIGVGLFAYFANQHESIDANTQIAQQKATVPNSSELKDVEQPKKDVTIHTESSNNASPQEKHLAYSPNLVQKEESIKNSPSVSTEQKSIASVNLPVANQVVTIEESEMADRYQVQLAEVPMADLPTRYVTEVDPIKPLIEPFEEEEEMMIAGTVRKATTNVINKIINVVNDHTPTQVTKDVYVTKDDEGSFRLEVGNLFAKNRIRKRK; encoded by the coding sequence ATGAAAGAGAACGATATCGACAAACTGTTTCGCGATGCAGCGGAAGATCACATGGCCAAACCCAGCCCACAGCTATGGGACAGGATCGCGCAGCAGTTGGATGAAGAAAAGGAATCTGAAGAAGGGATTGTTCCCCTGATTCCTCTTACCAAAAAACGAAGTTACCAGTGGGTGAAGTACGCAGCGGCTTGTGCGTTAATTGGAGTGGGATTATTCGCCTATTTTGCCAATCAACACGAATCTATTGACGCTAACACTCAGATAGCACAACAAAAAGCTACTGTGCCAAATTCTAGCGAACTAAAGGATGTTGAGCAACCCAAGAAAGACGTTACGATACATACAGAATCATCGAATAATGCTTCGCCGCAGGAAAAACATTTGGCTTATAGCCCGAACTTGGTGCAAAAAGAGGAATCTATAAAAAATTCTCCAAGCGTCTCAACAGAACAAAAAAGCATCGCTTCTGTTAATTTGCCGGTAGCAAATCAGGTGGTCACGATAGAAGAATCAGAAATGGCGGATCGATATCAGGTACAATTGGCAGAAGTGCCGATGGCAGATTTACCAACCCGCTATGTGACCGAGGTGGATCCTATCAAACCACTCATTGAACCTTTTGAAGAGGAAGAAGAAATGATGATTGCTGGTACTGTTCGGAAAGCAACGACTAACGTAATTAATAAAATCATTAACGTAGTGAATGATCATACTCCGACGCAGGTGACGAAGGATGTATATGTAACAAAGGATGATGAGGGCTCCTTCCGTTTAGAAGTAGGAAACCTCTTTGCCAAAAACAGAATAAGAAAACGTAAATAA
- a CDS encoding outer membrane beta-barrel protein has translation MKTYVYHMIVWIAFGLSATTAAQAQTQDTIITEKDSAKKVNMNLSLGKDDDDDQNNDKEKKKVKYPRVFGGLTFTRIDWGFSRPMDNGSFTFSEENQFLSHSRASNFGFDIAQFGVRLDDNIKIYTAAGFEWNYMRLTSNVLLNQNQAPLTPTFVDRNEVNYTRNVLTSTYLRVPLAFEWRSGRSRGGDRVRIVAGPMFGILLKGSQRLRSEELGRQSFRDTYNLQSFQYGGHLRVGFGSFAVFTKYYMNDMFEQSPAQEGFRNFAFGLTLGF, from the coding sequence ATGAAAACATACGTATATCATATGATTGTCTGGATCGCGTTCGGACTTTCAGCTACCACTGCTGCGCAAGCGCAGACCCAAGATACTATCATCACAGAAAAAGATTCTGCTAAAAAAGTAAACATGAATCTATCGCTAGGAAAAGATGATGATGACGATCAAAACAATGACAAAGAGAAAAAGAAAGTAAAATATCCACGAGTTTTTGGTGGACTGACGTTTACGCGTATTGACTGGGGATTTTCTCGCCCAATGGACAATGGCAGTTTTACATTCTCGGAGGAGAATCAATTTTTGTCGCACAGCAGAGCTTCTAATTTTGGTTTCGATATTGCACAATTCGGTGTTCGCTTAGATGACAACATCAAGATATATACTGCAGCGGGCTTCGAATGGAACTACATGCGCTTGACAAGCAATGTCTTATTGAATCAAAATCAAGCGCCACTTACGCCCACTTTTGTAGATCGTAACGAGGTAAATTACACCCGCAATGTATTAACCTCTACTTATCTGCGTGTGCCTTTAGCTTTTGAGTGGCGAAGCGGCCGCAGCCGTGGTGGAGATCGTGTGCGTATCGTGGCAGGGCCAATGTTTGGCATCCTATTAAAGGGATCGCAACGATTGCGCAGCGAGGAGCTGGGAAGACAAAGTTTCCGAGACACCTACAACCTGCAATCTTTCCAATATGGCGGACATTTGCGCGTAGGATTTGGTTCCTTCGCTGTTTTCACCAAATACTACATGAACGATATGTTTGAACAATCTCCTGCTCAAGAAGGATTCAGGAATTTTGCATTCGGTCTAACCTTAGGCTTCTAG
- a CDS encoding ABC transporter ATP-binding protein, with protein sequence MSTTSSSCQLVPQDVQQHGLPLIHVQQVSCVFEGKEDVVAVDQVSVGITENSITAIIGASGSGKSTLLKLIYGLIEPTEGEIRYRGWLVPTRKDKLIPGHDAMKMVSQNFDDLNLFAKVWDNVASQLSNIDLEYKQRKTEETLQKLQILHLSQKRVADLSGGERQRVAISRALVNDPEVLLMDEPFNQVDAAFRDALQQDIKQIVADTGLTVLLVSHDPSEVLAMSDQLIVMKDGKIIDDGKPKDLYFKPSNRYTAQLLAKSNILTADEARALGLDTSSSVAIHQEDISLIGDDSAPFQVQEIKFRGMYYEYVVGNEAVSLRAAKIGTPDYVKGDKVQISFERHVVFTS encoded by the coding sequence ATGAGCACAACATCTTCCTCTTGTCAATTGGTTCCTCAGGACGTACAACAACATGGCCTTCCATTGATCCATGTTCAGCAGGTTTCCTGTGTTTTCGAAGGAAAAGAAGATGTCGTTGCTGTGGATCAGGTAAGTGTAGGAATTACGGAGAACAGCATCACGGCGATCATCGGTGCTTCTGGAAGTGGCAAGAGTACCTTATTGAAATTGATCTACGGACTTATTGAGCCAACCGAAGGCGAGATCCGCTACCGCGGCTGGCTAGTGCCAACTCGAAAAGATAAGCTCATTCCTGGTCATGATGCCATGAAGATGGTCTCTCAGAATTTTGATGACCTCAATCTTTTCGCTAAAGTTTGGGACAATGTGGCTTCTCAATTATCCAATATCGACTTGGAGTACAAACAGCGGAAAACAGAAGAAACATTACAAAAGCTTCAAATCTTGCATCTTTCCCAAAAGCGCGTAGCAGATCTGAGTGGAGGAGAGCGACAACGAGTGGCCATTTCTCGCGCACTGGTCAACGATCCCGAAGTACTCCTGATGGATGAGCCCTTTAATCAAGTAGATGCCGCATTTCGTGATGCGCTGCAACAGGATATCAAACAGATTGTAGCGGATACCGGACTTACCGTGCTATTAGTTTCTCATGACCCATCGGAGGTGCTGGCCATGTCCGATCAACTCATCGTAATGAAAGACGGAAAAATCATTGATGACGGGAAGCCCAAAGATTTGTATTTTAAGCCTAGCAATAGGTATACAGCCCAGTTACTGGCGAAGAGCAATATCCTAACTGCTGATGAAGCAAGGGCTTTAGGACTGGATACCTCATCGTCCGTTGCGATACATCAGGAAGATATTTCACTGATTGGCGATGATTCTGCTCCATTTCAGGTGCAGGAAATTAAGTTTCGCGGCATGTATTATGAATACGTGGTAGGCAATGAAGCTGTCAGCTTGCGCGCGGCAAAGATTGGCACACCGGATTATGTGAAGGGAGACAAGGTGCAGATCAGCTTCGAACGACATGTCGTTTTCACCTCTTAA
- the hemW gene encoding radical SAM family heme chaperone HemW codes for MFYLHIPFCKQACHYCDFHFSTQLGDKAQMINALLREIELRSDYLVDRHIRSVYFGGGTPSLLEASDIQRILDKISENFTLDSQAEITLEANPDDLSLSKIQELRATPINRFSIGIQSFFEEDLRWMNRAHNAKEADVVIKRVQDAGFDNITCDLIYGYPLLTDEKWHRNIAQLIDYGIPHISSYAMTVEERTALHHQIKKGKTRPIDEGQSADQMAILIDQLTSNGFEHYEISNFAKDGRYAQHNTNYWNGTHYLGIGPSAHSFNGISRSWNKSNNALYMHGISNDLPVLESEILSKEDRINEYIMTSLRTMWGIRLHVVEEQFGVEVMHAMLQQAQPYILGGQLILEQYTLKLSANGKQLADRIASELFIITED; via the coding sequence ATGTTTTATCTCCACATTCCTTTTTGTAAACAGGCTTGCCACTATTGTGATTTTCACTTTAGCACGCAATTAGGTGATAAAGCACAAATGATAAACGCATTGCTACGGGAAATTGAACTCCGGTCGGATTATCTCGTAGATCGGCACATACGATCCGTTTATTTTGGGGGCGGTACACCTTCACTACTGGAGGCGTCCGACATCCAACGCATATTGGATAAAATATCCGAAAATTTCACACTAGATAGTCAAGCGGAGATTACGTTAGAAGCAAATCCAGATGACCTTAGCCTGTCCAAAATACAAGAGCTCCGCGCTACTCCTATTAACCGCTTCAGCATCGGTATTCAATCATTCTTCGAAGAAGATCTCCGATGGATGAACCGGGCTCACAATGCTAAAGAAGCTGATGTGGTCATCAAAAGGGTTCAGGATGCGGGTTTTGACAATATCACTTGCGACCTAATTTACGGTTATCCTTTGTTGACAGACGAAAAATGGCACCGTAATATCGCACAGCTAATTGACTACGGCATTCCTCATATTTCTTCGTATGCGATGACGGTGGAAGAGCGTACCGCCCTGCATCATCAGATCAAAAAAGGAAAAACTAGGCCGATAGATGAGGGACAAAGTGCCGACCAGATGGCGATCTTAATCGATCAGCTAACCTCCAATGGCTTTGAACACTACGAGATTTCCAACTTTGCCAAAGATGGTAGATATGCACAACACAATACGAATTATTGGAATGGTACACATTATCTAGGAATCGGACCATCTGCGCATTCCTTTAATGGCATATCGAGATCTTGGAACAAAAGCAACAATGCATTGTATATGCACGGCATATCTAACGATCTCCCTGTCTTGGAAAGCGAGATACTAAGTAAGGAGGATCGTATTAATGAGTATATCATGACGAGCTTACGCACGATGTGGGGTATTCGTCTCCATGTTGTCGAAGAGCAATTTGGTGTAGAGGTCATGCATGCTATGCTGCAGCAAGCTCAGCCGTATATTCTCGGCGGGCAATTGATCTTAGAGCAATACACGTTGAAGCTTTCTGCAAATGGAAAACAGCTCGCGGATCGTATTGCCAGCGAGCTGTTCATTATCACGGAAGATTAA
- a CDS encoding AI-2E family transporter, whose product MENPVFSQKERNIIILIIVLVLGAIILHATRGLFGAFLGTMLMYTLFRQLNIFLIERWKWPKPASSLFIIIISILIIVLPIYGIGKMLFSKAIELQRDPEWINNLVSAIKQFAGDKLGQPDFIEKQLEASSSYVGGLLTNTLGGAANLFLEITVMYFILYFMFVGYKGFEQALRFYLPFDDSNAGVLAEEFKNVTYANVVGQTLIAIVQGACLSVGFYIFGASDPFFWGVITAILSFVPLLGPPLIFVPAAVIMFSQGMTWQPIGLLIWGFGLVINIDNVLRFIIAKRMGDIHPIITVVGVIIGIPLFGLLGLVFGPLLLVYFLSAVKVYKANKRLSLKQQTLQQQMQERGG is encoded by the coding sequence ATGGAAAATCCAGTTTTTTCTCAGAAAGAGCGCAATATTATTATCCTAATTATTGTCCTAGTATTAGGGGCTATTATTCTACATGCTACACGAGGATTATTTGGTGCATTTTTGGGTACTATGCTGATGTATACGCTCTTTCGGCAACTCAACATCTTTTTAATAGAGCGGTGGAAATGGCCAAAACCAGCATCATCGCTTTTCATTATTATTATCTCCATCTTAATTATTGTCCTGCCTATCTACGGAATAGGAAAAATGCTATTTTCAAAAGCGATTGAATTACAACGCGATCCAGAATGGATTAATAATTTGGTCAGTGCCATCAAGCAATTTGCTGGAGACAAATTGGGTCAGCCTGATTTCATAGAAAAGCAGTTAGAAGCCAGTTCATCCTATGTAGGAGGCTTGTTGACCAATACACTTGGCGGTGCCGCGAATCTGTTTCTGGAAATTACCGTGATGTATTTTATACTTTACTTTATGTTTGTCGGCTACAAAGGTTTCGAACAGGCACTACGTTTTTACTTGCCATTTGATGATTCTAACGCTGGCGTTCTAGCAGAGGAGTTTAAAAATGTGACGTATGCAAACGTCGTTGGCCAAACCTTAATTGCCATTGTACAGGGGGCCTGTTTGAGTGTAGGTTTTTATATATTTGGGGCATCCGACCCTTTCTTTTGGGGGGTGATTACCGCTATATTATCCTTCGTCCCGTTGTTAGGCCCTCCCCTGATATTTGTGCCGGCGGCAGTGATTATGTTTTCTCAGGGAATGACCTGGCAGCCCATCGGATTGCTGATCTGGGGATTCGGACTGGTGATTAATATAGATAATGTTTTGAGGTTCATCATTGCAAAGCGAATGGGAGACATTCACCCGATCATTACAGTCGTGGGGGTAATTATTGGTATCCCGCTATTTGGGCTTTTAGGTTTGGTATTTGGCCCGTTGCTTTTGGTGTATTTTCTTTCGGCCGTAAAAGTGTATAAAGCGAATAAGCGATTATCATTAAAACAACAAACTCTACAGCAGCAAATGCAAGAGCGCGGAGGCTAA
- a CDS encoding enoyl-CoA hydratase-related protein has product MYNNIKIQLLDQTALLEIDRPKYLNALNRETLEEIEHAFQHELLSNTDIRGVIITGAGEKAFVAGADIKEFMKYSTEEGMALAKWGHGVMNRIYTFPKPVIAAINGYALGGGLELALACHMRVASNSAKMGLPEVSLGLIPGYGGTQRLTQLVGRGKALEMILSGEMIDAEDANQWGLVNYTTNSDELISKTTDLLKKMYGKSAHAIAAAIKAVNAGLGKDTDGYEEEIRSFGESFGTPDFHEGVDAFLTKRKPNF; this is encoded by the coding sequence CTCTAAACAGGGAGACGCTGGAAGAGATTGAACATGCTTTTCAACATGAACTGCTCAGCAACACCGACATCAGAGGCGTGATTATCACGGGTGCTGGAGAGAAAGCGTTTGTAGCAGGTGCTGACATTAAAGAATTCATGAAATACAGCACGGAAGAGGGAATGGCACTCGCCAAATGGGGACATGGAGTGATGAATCGCATTTACACTTTTCCCAAGCCAGTAATCGCAGCGATTAATGGTTATGCCTTGGGGGGAGGTTTAGAGCTGGCTTTAGCCTGTCATATGCGTGTAGCATCGAATTCTGCAAAAATGGGTCTTCCTGAAGTCTCACTCGGATTGATTCCAGGATATGGCGGCACACAACGTTTGACGCAATTGGTAGGCCGTGGTAAAGCTTTAGAGATGATTCTGAGTGGAGAAATGATTGATGCGGAGGATGCTAATCAATGGGGATTGGTTAATTATACCACAAATTCAGATGAACTAATAAGCAAAACGACAGATCTGCTGAAAAAAATGTACGGAAAATCTGCTCATGCTATTGCGGCAGCCATTAAGGCAGTAAATGCAGGGTTGGGTAAGGATACAGATGGGTATGAGGAGGAGATCCGATCGTTCGGCGAGAGTTTCGGAACGCCTGATTTTCATGAAGGGGTCGATGCATTTCTCACTAAGCGCAAACCAAATTTTTAA